Proteins encoded by one window of Anaerolineales bacterium:
- a CDS encoding NAD(P)H-dependent oxidoreductase subunit E, which translates to MPRPAPKPMRKYVYAGDPLAEPPPPELLQILDKFRGKQDALITVLEEIQEHYSFLPQRQLQHTAQELGFPLSQLYGIATFYNLFKLSPPGRYQVRVCKGTACHVGLSSAIQALIEKKLGIGEDETTQDGLITLQTLACVGACSLAPVMVVNERTYGRMTPEKAWEVLRRLQGDILLPDEEAF; encoded by the coding sequence ATGCCGCGTCCAGCGCCTAAGCCGATGCGCAAGTATGTCTACGCCGGCGACCCGCTCGCCGAGCCGCCTCCGCCGGAGCTGCTGCAGATTCTCGACAAGTTCCGAGGCAAGCAGGACGCGCTGATCACCGTGCTCGAGGAAATCCAGGAACATTACAGCTTCCTGCCTCAGCGTCAACTGCAGCACACCGCCCAGGAACTCGGGTTTCCTCTCAGCCAGCTATACGGCATCGCCACCTTCTACAACCTGTTCAAGCTGAGCCCGCCGGGCCGCTATCAGGTCCGCGTCTGCAAGGGGACGGCCTGCCACGTGGGACTGTCCTCGGCGATCCAGGCTCTCATCGAGAAGAAGCTAGGCATCGGGGAGGACGAGACCACGCAGGATGGCCTGATCACGCTGCAGACCCTGGCCTGCGTCGGCGCCTGCAGCCTGGCGCCGGTCATGGTCGTCAATGAACGGACCTACGGAAGGATGACCCCGGAGAAGGCCTGGGAAGTGCTGCGCCGACTGCAGGGCGACATCCTGCTGCCCGATGAGGAGGCGTTCTGA
- a CDS encoding serine/threonine-protein kinase: protein MPFAAGSFLHQRYRIEALLGKGGMGAVYQAFDETLQIRVAVKENLNFNPEAERQFHREASLLAGLRHPNLPRVTDHFSEEDRQYLVMDFIEGVDLHARAKRHPPSVDEVLRWADALCDALGYLHTRTPPIIHRDVKPANVKLQPDGTIVLVDFGLAKVFDQHQTTTGARGLTPGFSPPEQYGGSRTDARTDQYSLAATIYALLTGRPPADSIERMLKKEELIRAAQFNPAVPAYVDSALTGALALEQDERFPDLAAFQQALGGRAPAPTVRAASAPARGRPRSRRGLWIAAGLGGLLLLGAIGMGGLVLLGRAAGAIPTASATRQATATTAATLPVVAPPPSETVQPSETPEPTLPATEAASPTAPVGIGAARAIALVSDREDGRTLQIWSMLPDGSQPRQMTFGPGDKTQPRWSPDGARLLFVAPAGKDALGNDLGLDIWAMNADGSGIQDVTLSPGDDTDPAWSSDGQSIAFTSDRIDRKEQVFQMESGCLQTPEGCQSVRQRNVSAGFAVEYSPAWSPDASQLAVVASINGAPGRIFIHDLVLPAAGTPVPMPAQFDPRDNIVGADHLRWSGDGAFFVFTWLQPTTNEIYLVTLDNPASPRKLTNTAGNKEPALSPDGSYIAFTSTRDQNPEVYVMSTSGADEINLTNLPTARDMQPDWQP from the coding sequence ATGCCTTTCGCTGCCGGGTCCTTCCTGCATCAACGCTACCGGATCGAAGCCCTGCTCGGCAAGGGCGGCATGGGCGCGGTTTACCAGGCCTTCGACGAGACCTTGCAGATCCGGGTGGCGGTCAAGGAGAACCTGAACTTCAACCCGGAGGCCGAGCGCCAGTTCCATCGCGAGGCGTCGCTGCTGGCGGGCTTGCGCCACCCCAACTTACCTCGCGTGACCGACCACTTCTCAGAGGAAGACCGCCAGTATCTGGTGATGGACTTCATCGAGGGTGTCGACTTGCATGCCCGCGCGAAGCGCCACCCGCCTTCGGTGGACGAAGTGCTACGCTGGGCCGATGCGCTGTGCGACGCCCTGGGTTACCTGCACACCCGAACCCCGCCCATCATCCACCGCGACGTCAAGCCGGCCAACGTCAAGCTGCAGCCCGATGGCACGATCGTCCTCGTCGATTTCGGCCTGGCCAAGGTGTTCGATCAGCATCAGACAACCACCGGTGCCCGCGGCCTGACGCCCGGCTTCTCCCCGCCGGAGCAGTATGGCGGCTCGCGCACCGACGCCCGTACCGACCAGTATTCGCTGGCAGCAACGATCTACGCACTGCTCACCGGCCGACCGCCGGCTGACAGCATTGAACGCATGCTCAAGAAGGAAGAGCTGATCCGGGCGGCGCAGTTTAACCCAGCGGTGCCGGCCTATGTAGACTCGGCCCTGACCGGCGCCCTGGCACTGGAGCAGGATGAACGATTCCCGGATCTCGCGGCATTCCAGCAGGCGCTGGGCGGCCGAGCCCCCGCTCCTACCGTGCGGGCGGCCTCCGCGCCCGCACGGGGGCGACCGCGGTCGCGGCGCGGGCTGTGGATTGCCGCCGGCCTGGGGGGGCTCCTGCTGCTCGGAGCCATCGGGATGGGGGGCCTGGTGCTGCTCGGGCGCGCCGCAGGCGCCATCCCGACCGCCAGCGCGACCCGTCAGGCCACAGCCACCACCGCCGCCACCCTGCCGGTCGTGGCGCCGCCGCCCAGCGAGACGGTGCAACCGAGCGAGACTCCTGAACCCACCCTGCCCGCCACCGAAGCCGCTTCCCCGACGGCGCCGGTCGGCATCGGAGCCGCCCGCGCCATCGCCTTGGTCAGCGATCGCGAGGATGGACGCACCCTTCAGATCTGGAGCATGCTTCCCGACGGCAGTCAGCCGCGCCAAATGACCTTCGGCCCCGGCGACAAGACCCAGCCGCGCTGGTCACCTGATGGCGCGCGCCTGCTGTTTGTCGCCCCCGCTGGCAAAGACGCCCTGGGCAACGACCTCGGCCTGGACATCTGGGCGATGAACGCCGACGGCTCGGGCATCCAGGATGTGACCCTCAGCCCGGGCGATGACACCGACCCGGCGTGGTCATCCGACGGCCAGTCCATCGCCTTCACCAGCGACCGCATCGATCGGAAGGAGCAAGTCTTCCAGATGGAGTCGGGCTGTCTCCAAACGCCGGAAGGCTGCCAGTCGGTTCGGCAGCGCAATGTCTCGGCCGGCTTCGCCGTCGAGTACTCTCCGGCCTGGTCTCCAGACGCTTCGCAGCTTGCAGTGGTCGCCTCGATCAACGGCGCGCCCGGCCGGATCTTCATCCACGACCTGGTCCTGCCCGCGGCTGGGACCCCCGTCCCAATGCCGGCTCAATTCGATCCCCGCGACAACATTGTTGGCGCCGATCACCTACGCTGGTCCGGCGACGGCGCGTTCTTCGTCTTCACCTGGCTCCAGCCCACGACCAACGAGATCTACCTGGTGACGCTCGACAACCCGGCCTCTCCCCGCAAGCTGACCAACACCGCCGGCAACAAGGAACCCGCCCTGTCACCCGACGGCAGCTACATTGCCTTCACCTCCACCCGCGACCAGAACCCGGAGGTGTACGTGATGTCGACCAGCGGGGCGGATGAGATCAACCTGACGAACCTGCCGACCGCTCGCGACATGCAGCCTGACTGGCAACCTTGA